From one Rosa rugosa chromosome 4, drRosRugo1.1, whole genome shotgun sequence genomic stretch:
- the LOC133743576 gene encoding E3 ubiquitin-protein ligase At1g12760-like isoform X2, producing MASSSPNRSAEDIVDTTPLLRNSGGSSDESNSGRQLVRRQSLRQAARFLRQASSRRLMREPSMLVRETAAEQLEERQSDWAYSKPVVVLDIIWNFAFVVVAATVLVLSRLESPDMPLRLWIVGYALQCVLHMVCVCVEFRRRQNRRFPGMNSGDGGIGSAGNSSPRSRDDSSQYVSLADHLNEEGTSSVAKHLESANTMFSFIWWIIGFYWVSAGGQSLARASPQLYWLCIIFLGFDVFFVVFCVALACIIGIAVCCCLPCIIALLYAVADQDGASKEDIEQLSKFKFRRVSNEKVAGDAQGPHGGVMTECGTDSPIEHVLSPEDAECCICLSSYDDGVELRQLPCGHHFHCSCIDKWLFINATCPLCKYNILKSSSNDQGEV from the exons ATGGCTTCTTCTTCACCCAACCGATCCGCCGAGGACATCGTCGATACGACGCCGTTGCTCCGAAATTCGGGCGGGTCGTCCGACGAGAGCAACTCGGGCCGCCAATTAGTGCGCCGGCAGAGCCTCCGCCAGGCCGCGCGGTTCCTCCGCCAGGCCAGCAGCCGGAGGCTGATGCGCGAGCCGTCGATGCTGGTGCGCGAGACCGCGGCGGAGCAATTGGAGGAGCGCCAGAGCGATTGGGCCTACTCCAAACCCGTCGTCGTTTTGGACATCATCTGGAACTTCGCTTTCGTCGTCGTGGCGGCGACGGTTCTGGTGCTCAGCCGGTTAGAGTCGCCGGATATGCCGTTGAGGCTTTGGATTGTGGGCTACGCTCTGCAATGCGTGCTGCATATGGTTTGTGTTTGTGTCGAGTTCCGGCGGCGCCAGAACCGGCGGTTTCCCGGGATGAATTCCGGTGACGGAGGGATTGGGAGCGCCGGGAATTCGAGCCCCAGGTCCAGAGACGACTCGTCGCAGTACGTGTCTTTAGCTGATCACTTGAATGAGGAGGGTACCAG CAGTGTTGCTAAGCATCTAGAATCGGCAAATACAATGTTTTCGTTCATCTGGTGGATCATTGGATTCTACTGGGTATCAGCAGGCGGGCAATCTTTGGCACGTGCCTCCCCTCAGCTTTACTG GCTTTGTATAATTTTCCTGGGTTTTGATGTGTTTTTTGTCGTTTTCTGTGTTGCACTGGCTTGTATCATCGGGATCGCTGTTTGTTGCTGTCTTCCATGTATTATTGCACTTTTATACGCCGTGGCAGACCAG GATGGCGCATCTAAGGAAGATATTGAACAATTATCAAAATTCAAATTCCGACGAGTTAGTAATGAGAAAGTTGCAGGCGATGCACAAGGACCTCATGGAGGAGTAATGACTGAATGTGGAACAGATTCACCCATTGAGCATGTTCTTTCACCAGAAGATGCG GAGTGTTGCATCTGCCTCTCTTCTTATGATGACGGTGTGGAGCTGAGGCAACTTCCTTGTGGTCACCATTTTCACTGTTCCTGCATCGATAAGTGGCTTTTCATTAATGCTACTTGTCCTCTCTGCAAGTACAATATTTTGAAGAGTAGCAGCAATGATCAAGGCGAAGTTTAG
- the LOC133743576 gene encoding E3 ubiquitin-protein ligase At1g12760-like isoform X1 produces the protein MASSSPNRSAEDIVDTTPLLRNSGGSSDESNSGRQLVRRQSLRQAARFLRQASSRRLMREPSMLVRETAAEQLEERQSDWAYSKPVVVLDIIWNFAFVVVAATVLVLSRLESPDMPLRLWIVGYALQCVLHMVCVCVEFRRRQNRRFPGMNSGDGGIGSAGNSSPRSRDDSSQYVSLADHLNEEGTSSVAKHLESANTMFSFIWWIIGFYWVSAGGQSLARASPQLYWLCIIFLGFDVFFVVFCVALACIIGIAVCCCLPCIIALLYAVADQQDGASKEDIEQLSKFKFRRVSNEKVAGDAQGPHGGVMTECGTDSPIEHVLSPEDAECCICLSSYDDGVELRQLPCGHHFHCSCIDKWLFINATCPLCKYNILKSSSNDQGEV, from the exons ATGGCTTCTTCTTCACCCAACCGATCCGCCGAGGACATCGTCGATACGACGCCGTTGCTCCGAAATTCGGGCGGGTCGTCCGACGAGAGCAACTCGGGCCGCCAATTAGTGCGCCGGCAGAGCCTCCGCCAGGCCGCGCGGTTCCTCCGCCAGGCCAGCAGCCGGAGGCTGATGCGCGAGCCGTCGATGCTGGTGCGCGAGACCGCGGCGGAGCAATTGGAGGAGCGCCAGAGCGATTGGGCCTACTCCAAACCCGTCGTCGTTTTGGACATCATCTGGAACTTCGCTTTCGTCGTCGTGGCGGCGACGGTTCTGGTGCTCAGCCGGTTAGAGTCGCCGGATATGCCGTTGAGGCTTTGGATTGTGGGCTACGCTCTGCAATGCGTGCTGCATATGGTTTGTGTTTGTGTCGAGTTCCGGCGGCGCCAGAACCGGCGGTTTCCCGGGATGAATTCCGGTGACGGAGGGATTGGGAGCGCCGGGAATTCGAGCCCCAGGTCCAGAGACGACTCGTCGCAGTACGTGTCTTTAGCTGATCACTTGAATGAGGAGGGTACCAG CAGTGTTGCTAAGCATCTAGAATCGGCAAATACAATGTTTTCGTTCATCTGGTGGATCATTGGATTCTACTGGGTATCAGCAGGCGGGCAATCTTTGGCACGTGCCTCCCCTCAGCTTTACTG GCTTTGTATAATTTTCCTGGGTTTTGATGTGTTTTTTGTCGTTTTCTGTGTTGCACTGGCTTGTATCATCGGGATCGCTGTTTGTTGCTGTCTTCCATGTATTATTGCACTTTTATACGCCGTGGCAGACCAG CAGGATGGCGCATCTAAGGAAGATATTGAACAATTATCAAAATTCAAATTCCGACGAGTTAGTAATGAGAAAGTTGCAGGCGATGCACAAGGACCTCATGGAGGAGTAATGACTGAATGTGGAACAGATTCACCCATTGAGCATGTTCTTTCACCAGAAGATGCG GAGTGTTGCATCTGCCTCTCTTCTTATGATGACGGTGTGGAGCTGAGGCAACTTCCTTGTGGTCACCATTTTCACTGTTCCTGCATCGATAAGTGGCTTTTCATTAATGCTACTTGTCCTCTCTGCAAGTACAATATTTTGAAGAGTAGCAGCAATGATCAAGGCGAAGTTTAG
- the LOC133706903 gene encoding replication factor C subunit 2 has translation MSSSSSSSASAYDMPWVEKYRPNKVGDIVGNEDAVSRLQVIARDGNMPNLILAGPPGTGKTTSILALAHELLGPNYREGVLELNASDDRGIDVVRNKIKMFAQKKVTLPPGRHKIVILDEADSMTSGAQQALRRTMEIYSNSTRFALACNTSSKIIEPIQSRCALVRFSRLSDQEILGRLMVVVQAEKVPYVPEGLEAIIFTADGDMRQALNNLQATNSGFRFVNQENVFKVCDQPHPLHVKNMVRNILEGKFDDACSGLKQLYDLGYSPTDIITTFFRIIKNYDMAEYLKLEFMKETGFAHMRICDGVGSYLQLCGLLAKLSLVRDTAKAT, from the exons ATGTCGTCGTCTTCTTCGTCTTCCGCGTCGGCCTACGACATGCCATGGGTGGAGAAGTACAGGCCGAACAAGGTCGGCGACATCGTCGGCAACGAAGACGCCGTGTCGAGGCTCCAGGTCATCGCCCGCGACGGCAACATGCCCAATCTCATCTTAGCC GGTCCTCCTGGAACTGGTAAGACCACTAGTATACTTGCTCTTGCACACGAGCTTTTGGGACCAAATTATAGGGAGGGTGTTTTAGAGCTGAATGCATCTGATGACAG GGGAATAGATGTGGTGAGGAACAAGATTAAAATGTTTGCTCAAAAGAAAGTAACACTTCCTCCTGGGCGCCATAAAATTGTCATCTTGGATGAAGCTGACAG CATGACATCTGGAGCGCAACAAGCTTTGAGGCGGACAATGGAAATATATTCAAATTCCACACGGTTCGCTCTTGCATGCAATACTTCCTCCAAAATCATTGAGCCTATTCAGAGTAGATGTGCCCTAGTCCGATTTTCTAGATTATCTGATCAGGAGATACTTGGTCGTCTAATGGTTGTGGTCCAAGCTGAAAAG GTTCCCTATGTTCCAGAAGGTCTGGAAGCCATCATTTTTACTGCTGATGGTGATATGAGGCAGGCATTGAATAACTTGCAAGCTACAAACAGTGGATTTCGGTTTGTCAACCAAGAAAATGTTTTCAAG GTCTGTGACCAGCCTCATCCATTGCATGTAAAGAATATGGTTCGTAACATACTTGAAGGGAAATTTGACGACGCTTGTTCGGGTCTCAAGCAGCTCTATGATTTGGGCTATTCACCCACTGACATAATCACAACTTTTTTCCGTATCATCAAAAATTATGATATGGCTGAGTATTTGAAACTGGAATTCATGAAG GAAACTGGGTTTGCTCACATGAGAATCTGCGATGGAGTTGGCTCATATCTTCAGCTGTGTGGTCTTTTGGCTAAGCTTTCCCTAGTCCGTGACACAGCCAAAGCGACATAA
- the LOC133743576 gene encoding E3 ubiquitin-protein ligase At1g12760-like isoform X4 yields MASSSPNRSAEDIVDTTPLLRNSGGSSDESNSGRQLVRRQSLRQAARFLRQASSRRLMREPSMLVRETAAEQLEERQSDWAYSKPVVVLDIIWNFAFVVVAATVLVLSRLESPDMPLRLWIVGYALQCVLHMVCVCVEFRRRQNRRFPGMNSGDGGIGSAGNSSPRSRDDSSQYVSLADHLNEEGTSVAKHLESANTMFSFIWWIIGFYWVSAGGQSLARASPQLYWLCIIFLGFDVFFVVFCVALACIIGIAVCCCLPCIIALLYAVADQDGASKEDIEQLSKFKFRRVSNEKVAGDAQGPHGGVMTECGTDSPIEHVLSPEDAECCICLSSYDDGVELRQLPCGHHFHCSCIDKWLFINATCPLCKYNILKSSSNDQGEV; encoded by the exons ATGGCTTCTTCTTCACCCAACCGATCCGCCGAGGACATCGTCGATACGACGCCGTTGCTCCGAAATTCGGGCGGGTCGTCCGACGAGAGCAACTCGGGCCGCCAATTAGTGCGCCGGCAGAGCCTCCGCCAGGCCGCGCGGTTCCTCCGCCAGGCCAGCAGCCGGAGGCTGATGCGCGAGCCGTCGATGCTGGTGCGCGAGACCGCGGCGGAGCAATTGGAGGAGCGCCAGAGCGATTGGGCCTACTCCAAACCCGTCGTCGTTTTGGACATCATCTGGAACTTCGCTTTCGTCGTCGTGGCGGCGACGGTTCTGGTGCTCAGCCGGTTAGAGTCGCCGGATATGCCGTTGAGGCTTTGGATTGTGGGCTACGCTCTGCAATGCGTGCTGCATATGGTTTGTGTTTGTGTCGAGTTCCGGCGGCGCCAGAACCGGCGGTTTCCCGGGATGAATTCCGGTGACGGAGGGATTGGGAGCGCCGGGAATTCGAGCCCCAGGTCCAGAGACGACTCGTCGCAGTACGTGTCTTTAGCTGATCACTTGAATGAGGAGGGTACCAG TGTTGCTAAGCATCTAGAATCGGCAAATACAATGTTTTCGTTCATCTGGTGGATCATTGGATTCTACTGGGTATCAGCAGGCGGGCAATCTTTGGCACGTGCCTCCCCTCAGCTTTACTG GCTTTGTATAATTTTCCTGGGTTTTGATGTGTTTTTTGTCGTTTTCTGTGTTGCACTGGCTTGTATCATCGGGATCGCTGTTTGTTGCTGTCTTCCATGTATTATTGCACTTTTATACGCCGTGGCAGACCAG GATGGCGCATCTAAGGAAGATATTGAACAATTATCAAAATTCAAATTCCGACGAGTTAGTAATGAGAAAGTTGCAGGCGATGCACAAGGACCTCATGGAGGAGTAATGACTGAATGTGGAACAGATTCACCCATTGAGCATGTTCTTTCACCAGAAGATGCG GAGTGTTGCATCTGCCTCTCTTCTTATGATGACGGTGTGGAGCTGAGGCAACTTCCTTGTGGTCACCATTTTCACTGTTCCTGCATCGATAAGTGGCTTTTCATTAATGCTACTTGTCCTCTCTGCAAGTACAATATTTTGAAGAGTAGCAGCAATGATCAAGGCGAAGTTTAG
- the LOC133743576 gene encoding E3 ubiquitin-protein ligase At1g12760-like isoform X3, whose product MASSSPNRSAEDIVDTTPLLRNSGGSSDESNSGRQLVRRQSLRQAARFLRQASSRRLMREPSMLVRETAAEQLEERQSDWAYSKPVVVLDIIWNFAFVVVAATVLVLSRLESPDMPLRLWIVGYALQCVLHMVCVCVEFRRRQNRRFPGMNSGDGGIGSAGNSSPRSRDDSSQYVSLADHLNEEGTSVAKHLESANTMFSFIWWIIGFYWVSAGGQSLARASPQLYWLCIIFLGFDVFFVVFCVALACIIGIAVCCCLPCIIALLYAVADQQDGASKEDIEQLSKFKFRRVSNEKVAGDAQGPHGGVMTECGTDSPIEHVLSPEDAECCICLSSYDDGVELRQLPCGHHFHCSCIDKWLFINATCPLCKYNILKSSSNDQGEV is encoded by the exons ATGGCTTCTTCTTCACCCAACCGATCCGCCGAGGACATCGTCGATACGACGCCGTTGCTCCGAAATTCGGGCGGGTCGTCCGACGAGAGCAACTCGGGCCGCCAATTAGTGCGCCGGCAGAGCCTCCGCCAGGCCGCGCGGTTCCTCCGCCAGGCCAGCAGCCGGAGGCTGATGCGCGAGCCGTCGATGCTGGTGCGCGAGACCGCGGCGGAGCAATTGGAGGAGCGCCAGAGCGATTGGGCCTACTCCAAACCCGTCGTCGTTTTGGACATCATCTGGAACTTCGCTTTCGTCGTCGTGGCGGCGACGGTTCTGGTGCTCAGCCGGTTAGAGTCGCCGGATATGCCGTTGAGGCTTTGGATTGTGGGCTACGCTCTGCAATGCGTGCTGCATATGGTTTGTGTTTGTGTCGAGTTCCGGCGGCGCCAGAACCGGCGGTTTCCCGGGATGAATTCCGGTGACGGAGGGATTGGGAGCGCCGGGAATTCGAGCCCCAGGTCCAGAGACGACTCGTCGCAGTACGTGTCTTTAGCTGATCACTTGAATGAGGAGGGTACCAG TGTTGCTAAGCATCTAGAATCGGCAAATACAATGTTTTCGTTCATCTGGTGGATCATTGGATTCTACTGGGTATCAGCAGGCGGGCAATCTTTGGCACGTGCCTCCCCTCAGCTTTACTG GCTTTGTATAATTTTCCTGGGTTTTGATGTGTTTTTTGTCGTTTTCTGTGTTGCACTGGCTTGTATCATCGGGATCGCTGTTTGTTGCTGTCTTCCATGTATTATTGCACTTTTATACGCCGTGGCAGACCAG CAGGATGGCGCATCTAAGGAAGATATTGAACAATTATCAAAATTCAAATTCCGACGAGTTAGTAATGAGAAAGTTGCAGGCGATGCACAAGGACCTCATGGAGGAGTAATGACTGAATGTGGAACAGATTCACCCATTGAGCATGTTCTTTCACCAGAAGATGCG GAGTGTTGCATCTGCCTCTCTTCTTATGATGACGGTGTGGAGCTGAGGCAACTTCCTTGTGGTCACCATTTTCACTGTTCCTGCATCGATAAGTGGCTTTTCATTAATGCTACTTGTCCTCTCTGCAAGTACAATATTTTGAAGAGTAGCAGCAATGATCAAGGCGAAGTTTAG
- the LOC133706901 gene encoding uncharacterized protein LOC133706901 translates to MAMDGSNAAAAEELAVGCFVSIKTTLGNDFQGQVITFDRPSNILILQEGLKGGPKRNIRLLKANYIKELSYLGQAEDPLDIKNCYLDLNSLRAREESAIRQAEVECERIRVGVTSQAHNIFDALSKTLPVRWDKTFIVVMNEVRVSSPYLPESVSGGTPAANDRVKKGLELEKTFPSRDKSLWVCLYTRPSLRGALSFFLRRAAQDKLFNHGGKID, encoded by the exons atggcCATGGATGGCAGCAATGCAGCAGCAGCGGAGGAATTGGCCGTGGGTTGCTTCGTCTCCATCAAGACCACCTTGGGCAACGACTTCCAGGGCCAGGTCATCACCTTCGACCGCCCCTCCAACATCCTCATCCTTCAAGAGGGTTTGAAAGGAGGGCCTAAGCGGAACATCAGGCTACTCAAGGCCAACTATATCAAGGAGTTGAGCTATTTGGGTCAAGCTGAAGACCCACTTGACATTAAGAACTGTTACCTTGATCTTAATAGTCTCAGAGCCAGAGAGGAATCAGCTATCAG ACAAGCAGAGGTAGAGTGTGAGAGGATCAGAGTTGGTGTCACCAGCCAGGCTCATAACATTTTTGATGCCTTGTCTAAGAC GCTTCCAGTACGCTGGGACAAGACTTTCATAGTTGTGATGAATGAGGTTCGTGTGAGCAGTCCATATCTTCCTGAGTCTGTCAGTGGAGGAACTCCTGCTGCCAATGATCGGGTGAAGAAAGGGCTTGAGTTGGAGAAGACTTTTCCCTCAAGGGATAAGTCATTGTGGGTATGTTTGTATACTCGGCCTTCTCTGAGGGGagcattatctttttttttaagacgTGCAGCTCAAGATAAATTGTTTAATCATGGTGGTAAAATTGATTAA
- the LOC133706764 gene encoding uncharacterized protein LOC133706764: MKRQMEKSKSCGTSSTSAPKHKSSSSSQINTSIGESTTPIPLHEGTSAATPEVQRTQGSQATELEDDGSVESVLEALKRKERSDIWNHFGRDVVDGRVKANCNYCGKIYYADPRKNEMLKMPCGAAVGSSRSGMLPPKSKTSSIRA, encoded by the exons ATGAAGAGGCAAATGGAGAAATCTAAGTCATGTGGTACAAGTTCAACCTCAGCCCCGAAACATAAATCGTCTTCATCATCTCAG ATCAACACTAGTATTGGTGAATCTACAACACCAATACCTCTCCATGAAGGAACTTCTGCTGCAACTCCGGAAGTTCAACGAACTCAAGGAAGTCAAGCAACCGAGCTTGAAGATGATGGAAGTGTGGAAAGCGTGCTTGAGGCATTGAAACGGAAAGAAAGGTCAGATATTTGGAATCATTTTGGGAGGGATGTGGTGGATGGTAGAGTTAAGGCTAACTGTAATTATTGTGGAAAAATTTACTATGCCGATCCTAGGAAGAATG AGATGCTTAAGAtgccatgtggagctgcagtgGGGAGTAGTCGGAGCGGAATGTTACCTCCAAAGTCGAAGACTTCATCTATCCGAGCTTGA